The genomic interval AGAGAGCTACAGTCAGCCAGCATGGCATCATCGTGGACCTCCTCAGCGGGACCGGAAATGGGAGAAAGATGGCTATAATAATACTAGGAAAAACAGCTTCCCACATTCTTCGAGGAGTAGTGGTGGATCAAGAGGTTGTTCTGGGTGGCATAAGGGTGTTGCAGGAGGCTCCTCAACTTGGTTTCACAACCATAGTAATTCTGGAGGTGGTTGGCATTCAAACAGTGGAATGGTAGATTGGAATCATAATGGTACAGGAAGGAATTCCAGTTGGCATTCTGAAGGAACAGGTGGCTTTTCCAGTCGGCATATGAACAGCAGTAACGGAAACTGGAAATCCAGTGTACGTAGCACAAATAGTTGGAATTACAATGGCCCCGGAGACAAATTTCAACCAAGCAGAAACAGAAATTCTAACTGTCAAATGGAAGACATGACTATGCTATGGAACAAGAAATCTAAGTCAAACAAATACAATCAAGAGAGATATAAGTGGCAGCGGCAAGAAAATGACAAAGTTGGTGCAGTCGCCACATACAGAGGTCCTTCTGAAGGATTTACAAGTGATAAGTTTTCTTCGGAAGGCTTACTTGACTTCAATTTTGAGCATCTGGAAAGCCAAACCACTAAACAAACAGATACGTTAGCTTCCAAAATTAGTGGGAAGAATGGCAGTGTAGCAAGGGAAAAGCTCCGTCGCTGGACTCCTTACCCTTCCCAGAAGACTCTGGATTTACAATCGGGAGTGAAAGAAGTCACTGCTAACAAGTTGGAAACGATAGATAAGCCTCTCTTTGATTTTAGCTTGATAACCACAGGAATACAAGAGTCCcaaattgatgaaagaaataattctccaacactgaaaaaaaaggaaacacatacTAGATCTCTTAATCACAAAGCCACTTCTGATTGCACTGCTTCCTATGAGGTAGTGAGAGAGTGCCCCATTATAGAAAAACCTGAACAAGAGCATACCTTAAATAAGATGCCATTGCTAAAATCCCCACTCCTTCCAATTCCAGTCACTAAATCAGCTCCTCAAAAGCAAGATTCAAAGAATCCCTCAAAAAACACCAAAacgatttctttttttcctggagaacGCTCAAACCCCTTGAACAAACCCACTGTGGAAGATAATCAAGGTTCTTACATATCCAAATTGCGAAATTCAGGTCCTCGTGTTTTAAAAGGGCATAAAAGTACATTTGGAACTCAAAGGGAACCTGATGAAAATTTAAGTGATACGTTACAAAAAGCCAAAGATGTGCTAGAGTGTAATGAGTCATTGCAAAATCCACTTATTAGTGCTTCTAAAAGGACCAGGAATTATGCAAAAGCAAGTAGGAATGTAGAAGAGTCTGAAAAAGGATCTTTGAAGATTGAGTTTCAAGTAGACGCATTAGAAGATGAAAGTGATGGAGAGATATCTGATGCAGAAAAGAATGGAACAAAAATTGGAACCCTGGGTTCTGCAACTACAGAAGTTTTATCCTGCAGTACTCATGCTGCTGATGAGAAAAGAGGGGATGACCAAAACCTGAAAACATCTAGAAAGGCATCCACTTCCCCATGTAACTCAACAGTTCACCAGAAAGAATCTGAGTTACAAATGACATCTGTAGCCAGCCCACACTCTGACTTACTGCTAGATTTGAAAACCTCTCTAGAAGATGCACAGGTTGATGACCCTGTTAAATCTCATGTATCTTATGAAACAGAAGGCTTTGAGAGTACTAGCTTGGATGCTGAGCTTCAAAAAAACGATATAGGTCAGCCCTCAGGCCCTCTCCTGCCTGAACTAAGTAAGCTTGGCTTTCCTGCCTCACTCCAGAGAGATCTAACCCGTCACATTAGCTTGAAGAGCAAAACTGGAGCACACCTTCCTGAGCCAAACCTCAATAGTGCTCGCCGCATCCGCAATATCAGTGGTCATCGAAAgagtgagacagagaaggagtCTGGGCTCAAGCCAACCCTTCGGCAGATTCTAAATGCATCTCGGAGAAATGTCAACTGGGAACAGGTCATTCAGCAAGTAACCAAGAAAAAGCAAGAGCTAGGCAAAGGCTTACCCAGGTGTGTGCCTCTTTTCAGtatccatttccctttttttcttttaaacttaccCTTTGACTCTGGTCAAGAGAATTCTCattgttaaatttaattaaatgtttgcAAAAAATATACATTGTAGATGTCTGGTTTAAATATCCAAGAGTGACTGCTACTCTATAACAAATGGAATAAAGTGTTTCCTAGCAGGGAATTCAGGTTAAAAAGAAGCACACCTACTTCTGAGAAATGAAGTAGGGACAAGGAAAAAACTTAGAAATCTAGCACTTTGGTGATAGGGGCCATAAAGTGACAACATAAAAAAAGTCAATCTATAGCCCTGTATCTATCTATAGATCTTAATGAGTGGTACAACTTTTAGGTATAACTGTTCTCATTACCTTTTACTTAGAACGTGTGGATGGTTATCCTTCTGTATTTGCTCTGGACATTGTATTTGTGATCACAAAATACTTTCTCCTAAGTACTTGTGTAATAGTTTGGCTATTCATCTTATGTTGAGGCACTAAACTTTTCTGAATGGTAAAGCAGCATTCAACATAGGTTTGCTACTTGAAAATCATCCTGCTTTATAATTACATAGCGCTCTAGGCTTAAATTTCTATCCTTGTCGAAATAACATACTTATTGtgcccccttttcttttcctgtaacttGTGAGTATCATTGAGATTATAAAGTTCTTAGCATGGTGTCTGCTGCttgtaaatgcttaataaacatttttgtttattttttatttgttgttaaaaATTACGTATTTATTATTGTTGATTTAGAGCTCCATATTAAATAAAACCCTCAGTTTTTATTCCCTCCTTTTCTATATAGCTGTCTACAGATATCTAATTTGGTACTTGTTACATTATAATACTTACAATAGAGTTAACTTACTTTATGTTTAGAAGTCTTAATGCTCCTTGAGGTCAGAAACCATCTATTTATATTTGTAACCTCAGTGCTTAACAGAGTCTGGCACATTAAGTGGTGCCCCCTCTCCCAACCATGTctgattaattatttttctttttctttctttctcgaGGTTTGGCATCGAAATGGTGCCTCTAGTTCAAAATGAACAGGAGGTCTTGGATTTGGATGGGGAGCCTGATCTGTCCAGTCTAGAAGGATTCCAGTGGGAAggtgtttccatttcttcatcccCTGGGTTGGCAAGGAAGCGAAGCCTTTCAGAGAGCAGTGTGATCATGGACAGGACTCCTTCTGTGTTTAGCTTCTTCAGTGAGGAAGGTACAGGCAAAGAAAATGAGCCCCAGCAGATTTTTTCACCTAATAACTCATTGAGGTCTGCACAGAGTCAAAAAACAACCATGAGCCTTAAGCAGGAAGTGACACCTCTAGTTGCCTCCGTAAGAACAGATGAAAGAGTTGAAAATGTTGCTACTCGAAGGCGACATAGTGCTCAATTATCATCTGACCATACGATACCTTTGATGCATTTGGCAAAAGACCTGCACAGCCAGGAGAGCTCTACACCACTTTCAGAGAATCGCAATGCCCAGGAGAGTAATGGAGAAGGAAACTCTTTATCATCAAATGCATCCTTAGCCCTTGCAATCTCCAGTTTGACAGATGCAGCCACAGACAGTAGCTGTACTTCTGGTGCTGAACAAAATGATGTCCAGAATATTAGAAAGAAACGAAGAGCCACTGGAGTGAGTATGATTCCTGTGCTTTTTGTAGAACATTTCATGAGGTGACTTGGCCTTAATTAGAAAGacttaactttaatttttcttgggtATCTGGGGTTGTGGTTCTCCCTACTCTGGAATAAAAGATTTCTGAAGCTTACTCTTAACTTTCATATTCTTATCCTACTGGTTTCTTTAACTGAGTAACTCTAATAAGTTAGATGTAATTGAATATGAATGTATAGTACTAGGAAAATATGAAGTCATCTCTAAAACTAGTATCTAAGCCAATGATTCTTTGTATCACCTGATCAAGGAATGAGCCACATCTTCAGCTGTAACTTTATCTGTTTTCATGATGCATTCTGTACTGCTGCTGAAGAAAGGTACTCTAGTGTTGCATTTGTAGGGCATGTATGCTTGTCGGACCCAGGACTACTAGGCTTAACACTAAGGTAGTTTTATACTATGAGAGTACATCTATATGAGCATAGTCTTAGTCTCTGTTACTCTATCTTTTGTACTTAAGTTACCCAGCCTGTTCTTTTTAGAATCCATTACTTCACTGATACTTCTCTTTTGGCACCTCTGATATTAATATTGCCTAACCCTTTCAGGAACCCTTTCTGAAAAGAAAGAGTTGCTGGTGGTAATATAGTCTGGAATCGACACTGTGTGAAAATGGGCTGTTTCCTTTAATATTGGGACAATATAACAAAGTAGTTATTCCAACTCTGCTCCTTTGAGCTAGATGCTGTAGTGGATATTATTGGATGAGAGATTGTCTTATGACAAAGCTAATATCTTGGGGCTTGTCTCAGGCTGTTGAGTTTTTTGTTGTAAAGATTTTCTTGCTGAATTCTAAAGTAGAAACTATGAAATCAGATACACGTATTATTAGCTTTTACCAAGGTGATATGCTTTGCCTAAGCCCTGTGGGATTAGCATCCCTCTAGGATGCTAGGGAGGTATTTGACCttggattgtatttttttttaaatcagatacattcattcaactaatatgaGTTCATACCATGTTCATGAGACTCCTACTGCCCTGTTAGAGATGGTAGCAATAATGAAGAATAATGTATGACTGTCTTAGAACTGGTTCTCTTTTTCCCCTCCTGGATAATGGcctttacatatttaatattattcaattttcattatctccttagGATGGATCTTCTCCTGAACTCCcaagtcttgagagaaaaaataaaagaaggaaaattaaaggaaagaaaggtatAGTATAGAATATTCTGGCAGAAAGAAATTGTTCTTACAGCAATTCAGCCTTTTTACAACTTGATACAGAGTGTAGCTTATCAAACATGGaatgcccatttatttatttatttatatttgatatttttgtcgTCTTGCTTAAGGGCATAGAAAATGTTTGATTTCCTACTATATCCAGGTGCAGGTGTAGAAGAAATATATGATGCCACCTAGACCTGAAAGCTAAAGTTAATATATATCTTGGACACATTGAATTCAGTGTATAGCTAGAAAGTGTCATTGGGCCTTTTCAGTGGGGTGAAGAGGAATAGGACATTTAGTAAAAATTTTATCCCTCTTGGTCATTTATAGCCATTTCTCTCACTTTCCATTTTTGAGGCATCTTGGTTGCTCTTCTCATGTGAGTTAAGTAGAGAAGTTATTAGTGTGGCTCCCTGACTGATATGCTTCTATGACTCTTGCCTTCCACTGACTCTAACACCCTTAGGGTATAAGGGCTAGTGCAGGAAGTGATTGGATGAACTTTTGGTGATTGGATGTGATAGATAAGGTGGGAGTCAAGGGTGACCTCATTTTCTGGCTGTGGCAATTGGGTGGATGATGGCATTATTTGTAGAGCTAGAAAATTCCATGAGAGTTGCAGGTTGAGGGTAGAGGAAGATGGTGAGTTCCCTTTTGGATCCCTTGAGTTAAAGGACTTTAGAGACACCTAGGTAGAGGTATCAAGTTGGTAGTTGGATATGTGGGTCTGGAGTTTAGGGGAGAGGTCTTGGAGTATTGAATGGGAAAGAGGCAAACATAAAGATGACAAATACGTGCACATAgtagaacattttatttaaagtaactTAAGTGTACTGTTTCAAAGCTATATTTTCTTCAGGATGCCTTTTGTAATAAAGAGAACTACTTTAAATTAACAGACTAAAAAAATATGAATCGGGAAGAGAGCGCAAGCAGTTCAGGTTTGGGGCCCAATCTAAGCCAAAGCCTTGGGTGAAGAGGGTAGTAGATAAAGGAACATGGGAAATGAAACCTAGAAGAGTTGATTTGCCTGGGGCAGAGATTTTGCTTGGAAGGGTCATGGTGGAAGATGGTGATTTGGTAAATTGGTACCATATGGTGGTACGCTTGAAACCATGAGGCTTGGTTTCTGACAACATCAGGCTTGACTACATGATTTGTAAAATTTGATGAGTCTCCTTCCATTGACCTAGTGGGGAGAAAATAAAGGCCTGTCCTAGACAATTGATGCAGTTCCATCTTCTGAGGAACTGTATTATTAAAGAGAAATCTCCAGTATTAAACTGAACCTTATGGTTTCTTTTGACAGAACGTTCTCAGGTTGACCAGCTGCTGCATATTTCTTTAAGGGAGGAAGAACTAAGCAAATCATTGCAGTGCATGGATAACAACCTTCTGCAAGCCCGTGCAGCTCTTCAGACAGCTTATGTTGAAGTTCAGAGGCTACTTATGCTCAAGCAGCAGGTAGTAGCAGATGGAATGTCTAGTGAAAATGGATCATCTTGAAGTTGGATTTAAAAATGCTtaacaaaatactttatttttagataaCTATGGAGATGAGTGCCCTGAGGACCCATAGAATACAGATTCTACAGGGATTACAAGGTATTCAGAGAATCTGATGGATTGGACCCTCTGTAACTTGTTACTTTTTGGTTCTCTGTGGAGGGGAATTAAAGTAGTTATGAAAAAGTTAATATGATTTTTCTCGtgtctccttggttttatccttcTATAGAAAGGCCTGTGAGACTGTACATCCCCAAAATGCTTAGCAGTGGAGATAATGTTACAGAAAGAGTCCTAGGTTAGGAATCCCAAGACTAGGGTTCAAATTTTGTCTCTTCTGTTAGTACCGATGTGACTTTGGATCAGTcacttaaaatcagaaaaattagaaTGTTAATGCCTGTTCTGTCTGTATCTTTggtggttatatatatatattatataatatatatataatatattatagcttatataataatctattttaaagaattatgagggttttaaaaattctcttgtaatctttaaaaatacaaattggcTCAGAAATGAGTGGCTTTTCAGATAACATTTTTGCATTTGTGTATGTTTCCCATTCTAGAAACATATGAACCTTCTGAGCGTCCAGACCAGGTTCCCTGTAACCTTACACGAGAACAAAGGAACATTAGATCTCAAACATCTGCTGATGCCACACTGCTGCCTACTCCTTTTTTCCCGGTTTTCCTGGAGGCTTCATCTTCCCATGTGTCTCCATCATCCACTGGAGCCCCTCTCCAAGGAATCACATCTACTTTCCAAGCCCATGGCAGTGTTCCTGCTCCAGACTCATCAGTTCAGATTAAACaagaacccatgtctcctgaaCAAGATGAGAATGTGAATGATGTGTCACAAGGCTCTGCTTGCAATGTGTCCAAGGAATTACTGCAAGCTAATAGTATGTAAACTTTTCTCTGGGTTAAGGGCAACCCTGTAGTGGGTCTACGGCAATTTTATATCAGTGATGTAACATCATACTTGCCCATTAAAACTGAAGTTATTACAGTTTTTCTTGAAGTTTTCTTATTTAGGAAGATTATTTAAATATTGGTaacctttttctaattttctctaaTGTAGGATTACTGAAGTGACTTTGGATTAGCACTTAACAGGTTTCATTTATTAGGATTGGTgcagaattatttgttttttgtgagATAAATGGCATTGAAGTTGTTTAGTCAATTTTCTAGATAAGATATATCCTCTGAATTTCTTATTACTTAACTATCTTTATCATTTCAAGTACAAACTAGGGTTAATATAGACCTGAGGAGCAGGTGGCCATGATGAAAGGCAGAGGGCTCTGGGGTTTGGAATCATCTAATAGAAACTTGGGTGGTTTTGAGAAATAGTCAGGGTTTTTACTCTCTTCATAAAATAATTCTTACCTAGTTACCATTTGAGAATAACTTCCAAGCTATTTAAAATCTCACCTGAAGTTTGCATAACCACAGTGGTGCTACACTGAAAATTAAGTAAGAAgcaaacagggacttccttggtggtccagtgggtaaggactccatgctcccaatgtaaggcacctgggttcgattcctggttggggaactagatcccccatgcatgccacaactaagaagtctgcatgctgcaactaagaagtccgcatgctgcaactaagaagcccgcatgctgcaactaagaagcctgtgagctgcaactaaagatcccacctgctgcaactaagacccgacacagcctaaataaataaataaataaataaatattaaaatgaaagaagcaaactgatattgtgtgatttttttttttgagcaaaaacaaaaagtctgAAGAATTATCCTACATTTTGCTATCTGTTGCAACACTAATCATTGATATCTACATCAAATGTATATTATCTTTCATATtgaattatgttatttttatatggGTACTATTTAGCATTTTCAAAAAACTAgtagtatttttttcaaaaatagcttgtattttatttccttttctgattgcAAAACTAATTCatgttcattgtaaaaaattGGGGAACTATAAAAATGTggatttgttattttgttatatatttcagtcttttaaaactataaatgttTATGTGTTTACACGAGACTTTATACAAAGGACAAGTCATAGTCTGttataacttgattttttttcccatttaattatCATGATCATTTTCCTGtgtcataaaaataattcatctaAAACACTTTTACTAGTTGTATAATATTTCAGAAGTTGCATAATCTGAATATACaataatttatataatctttgaatatttacattttttcctttttttgtattctGTATAACGCTGCATTGTATATGTCTTTGAGTATGTCTGTGAttatttcatcagtttaaattTCTAGACATGAAATAACTAAGTcaaagaaaatagacattttaagtCAGCTGACTTTTTAACTGCTAGCATGTAGCTAAATTGGATGATATACAGGTAAAATGCATAATGAAAACTTCTAAGAAATAAAGGTGAAAGCACTTTAGCTAAATAGATATTTAAGTGTCTACTAAGAGTAAAACACATTGTTAAATATGTGGACATttcaaacaagaaagaaaaaagatcaataGAAACAATCCCTGCCCATAAAAGGAGCTTTTGTAGGGTATGAGACATGCATGTAATTTGTGAGATTAATGCAAGGCAAAGTATATAAATACTGTAATAGAAATATGTGTAGGTTATGGGAAGCTGAGGGGTGAGATAACTAAACCATGACTGTTAAAGTTGTTAACATATCGAAATGTCATTATTTGGTATAAGTTCAATCAGTGATAACTGTAGTTTATGACTACAAATACCAGACACAAAAACGAtggaataattctttttttccttctcaattcAGGAGAGATCAGTGACAGTAGTCCAGTTTATCCAGTTATCACTGCAGCATTGTCCTTATCAGAGCTAACAGAGAGATTCCATGAGCCTAGCCAAGAACTGAAGTTTTCTGTGGAGCAAGGAAATACCAGAAACAGAGGGAACAATCCCTCTTCCCAATCAGCTTGTCTTACTAGCATAAATAAAGAAGGTGAAGAGCCAAACAGAGGCAACAGCGGGTCTGAAGCCTGTACCAGTTCTTTTCCAAGATTGTCCTTTGCTTCAGAAACCCCTTTAGAGAAAGAGCCCCACTCTCCAGCTGACCATCCAGAACAGCAGGCAGAGTCCACTCTGACATCAGCTGAAGCTAGggggaacaagaaaaagaagaaacttaggaagaagaaaactctGCGGGCTGCCCGTGTTCCTGAGAACAGTGACACTGAACAGGATATATTTACTGCTAAACCTGTAAGGAAAGTAAAAACTGGAAAGTCCACTAAAGGGGGGAAAGTGACAACCTCCACCTGGGAAGATAGCAGAACTGGTCCAGAACAAGAGAGTGTCAGAGATGAACCAGATAGTGACTCGTCTCTGGAAGTCCTAGAAATTCCTAATCCTCAGTTAGAAGTGGTAGCCATTGAGTCTTCTGAATCTGGAGAAGAGAAACCAGACAGCCCATCTAAAAAGGATATTCGGAACTCCACAGAGCTAAACTCATTAGAAACTTCTCGCTCTGGTTGTGATGAAGTTAGCTCTACCAGTGAGATTGGCTCCCGTTATAAAGATGGCATCCCTGTAAGGTAAGGACACTGTGTTGGTCCAATCAGAACAGCTTTCACCATTCTATTCTTGAAAAATAGAACTTTTTGTtctgaatcagaatttttttaGAGTCACATTTATAGAAAATCAGTAGGGATAATGGGTATGGAAGAATCAAACCTTAGCAAtggagattttctgttttctcatttgtgttgtaaatatttactgtacttttatttcctttcatataGAAATTTCAGATGGAGAAACCGATCTCTTATATCATTGCTATTTTGTCCATTGTTTAGAACAATCTTTTGAGTCAGGAAACTATAAGTTTTACTGCCTGTCCTGTTCACACAGATGCTAAGAAGacttttgctattattttgtagTGTGGCAGAAACTCAGACTGTGATCTCCTCCATAAAAGGATCAAAGAACTCTTCAGGTATTTGGttgttcagttttatttaaattaatcacAGAAAAAAAGTATTGTAAATATTAGAGCCAGGGTTTAAATCTACTTAAATATGCTTATACAATAGGAGGTGGGGACTGGGCTTGTTACCAAGAGGATAGCTTTGACCAGCAGTTATGGTATCCCTAAATCCTCAAATCCTGGCATTTCAGTTTCTTACTCCCATCTCTCTTACCTGGCTGTCTTACGTGTTCAACTAATTAGTATAGTTGGCCTTCTGTGTCTTCGGTTCCACATCTATATGGCTTCAACTAACTGCAGATCGTGTAAtatgcatttattgaaaaaaaaaaaaaactcgtgtgtaagtggacctgcacaattcaaaccatgttgttcaagggtcagctgtaaaAAGGAGGATGTGTataggttatatacaaatactacgccgttttatataagggacttgagcatctgtggattttggtgtTGAGGGGGGAAGTCCTGAAACCAGTCCCCtttggataccaagggacaattGTATTAGGTTTTGTTGGCTCTGGGGGATTTTGCTTTGAGAAGgaactacttaaaaaataatgccTTACTCAACAAAATAACTGGCAGCAGAGGAAACTGGTTGTGGAAAGATACTTGGTGCCTTATGGGTATCACTCAAAGCTCACTATATAAGTATCTTGTTCCGAAGTGAAAGGTCTTCCCTGCCTTTTCTTATTACGAAATCTTCATAGTGAAGATCACTAATGAAAATGTGGTGTTTTGCTGGGGGAACTAGGCTTTAAGGAGAATCCAGTGAGCACTTTTTCGtaatggtttaaattttttagtaTCTTTTGAGACACAAGCAGACACATCTCTGAAACATATTCTTGTTTTCTAGAAATATCTTCAGAGCCAGGAGATGATGATGAGCCCACAGAAGGGAGCTTTGAGGGGCACCAAGCTGCAGTGAATGCAATTCAGATATTTGGGAATTTACTGTATACCTGTTCAGCAGATAAAACTGTTCGAGTTTATAATCTCGTGGTAAGTTGATACATCAATTTGCATATTTTTGCTTGGTTGCAGGTTTTAGAAACTTCAGCTGACTCTCTTTTAGACTAGGAGTTTCTTTGCTGTCCAGACATGGAGTGGGCTTTAGACTAACTTTAGATACAGTTGATCCAGTGTCTCAGTGGGGTCACTGGagacttaatttctttctttatctccaTTCTGCCTTCTCTGGTATCACCTTTTCCTAAAGCAAGTTATCCTCCTGCTCACAGATAGATGTCAGTAGCCACAGGGgtttcttttccctcccaccaCCAAAAGAGGGTCCTGTGCTTTCCTGTCTGAACAATCACTTGGCAAAAGGAACTGGGATTATAACAATAGGCTTGCGACAGTCAGGTCCCAGCCCTGGAGTTGATGCTGAGATCTGTCACATAGCTGCTACATAATAGAGAAGGGATAGAGTGAGTACTGGGGAAGTAGTCAATATAAGAGGAGGCATTTTCCCTGAGAGTTGATTAATTATCCCGGTTATTAAGAagagcaacagggcttccctggtggcgcagtggttgagagtccgcctgctgatgcagggggcgcgggttcgtgccctggtctgggaggatcccacataccgcggagcagctgggcccgtgagccatggccgctgagcctgcgcgtccggagcctgtgctccgcaacgggagaggccacgacagtgagaggcccacgtaccaNNNNNNNNNNNNNNNNNNNNNNNNNNNNNNNNNNNNNNNNNNNNNNNNNNNNNNNNNNNNNNNNNNNNNNNNNNNNNNNNNNNNNNNNNNNNNNNNNNNNNNNNNNNNNNNNNNNNNNNNNNNNNNNNNNNNNNNNNNNNNNNNNNNNNNNNNNNNNNNNNNNNNNNNNNNNNNNNNNNNNNNNNNNNNNNNNNNNNNNNNNNNNNNNNNNNNNNNNNNNNNNNNNNNNNNNNNNNNNNNNNNNNNNNNNNNNNNNNNNNNNNNNNNNNNNNNNNNNNNNNNNNNNNNNNNNNNNNNNNNNNNNNNNNNNNNNNNNNNNNNNNNNNNNNNNNNNNNNNNNNNNNNNNNNNNNNNNNNNNNNNNNNNNNNNNNNNNNNNNNNNNNNNNNNNNNNgttgagggtccgcctgccgatgcaggggacacgggttcgtgccccggtccgggaggatcccacataccgcggagcagctgggcccgtgagccatggccgctgagcctgcgcgtccggagcctgtgctccgcaacgggagaggccacgacagtgagaggcccacgtaccacaaaaaaaaaaagaagagcaacgGTCTTCCACTACCCCACACTTAGGATAATCTGATGCTCATTACTCTCAATTTTCATAGAATGGACTTTTGAGTTTTGAGTCTGGTATGTGTCAAACTAATTCTGTTTATCCACAACGATAGCCAAGAAACTTTAGGAACACTATGTTCGAACAAATATGGTGAAAGTATTTGAAATTGATGAAGTCCTTGAAAATCAAAAGATTAG from Physeter macrocephalus isolate SW-GA chromosome 11, ASM283717v5, whole genome shotgun sequence carries:
- the ZNF106 gene encoding zinc finger protein 106 isoform X1, producing the protein MTLSASDLVTMARERKCILCHIVYSSKKEMDEHMRSMLHHRELENLKGRDSSHECRVCGVTEVGLSAYAKHISGQLHKDNVDAQEREDDGKEEEEEDYFDKELVQLIKQRKEQSRQDEPSNSSQEINSDDRRSQRRREDRIPYQDRESYSQPAWHHRGPPQRDRKWEKDGYNNTRKNSFPHSSRSSGGSRGCSGWHKGVAGGSSTWFHNHSNSGGGWHSNSGMVDWNHNGTGRNSSWHSEGTGGFSSRHMNSSNGNWKSSVRSTNSWNYNGPGDKFQPSRNRNSNCQMEDMTMLWNKKSKSNKYNQERYKWQRQENDKVGAVATYRGPSEGFTSDKFSSEGLLDFNFEHLESQTTKQTDTLASKISGKNGSVAREKLRRWTPYPSQKTLDLQSGVKEVTANKLETIDKPLFDFSLITTGIQESQIDERNNSPTLKKKETHTRSLNHKATSDCTASYEVVRECPIIEKPEQEHTLNKMPLLKSPLLPIPVTKSAPQKQDSKNPSKNTKTISFFPGERSNPLNKPTVEDNQGSYISKLRNSGPRVLKGHKSTFGTQREPDENLSDTLQKAKDVLECNESLQNPLISASKRTRNYAKASRNVEESEKGSLKIEFQVDALEDESDGEISDAEKNGTKIGTLGSATTEVLSCSTHAADEKRGDDQNLKTSRKASTSPCNSTVHQKESELQMTSVASPHSDLLLDLKTSLEDAQVDDPVKSHVSYETEGFESTSLDAELQKNDIGQPSGPLLPELSKLGFPASLQRDLTRHISLKSKTGAHLPEPNLNSARRIRNISGHRKSETEKESGLKPTLRQILNASRRNVNWEQVIQQVTKKKQELGKGLPRFGIEMVPLVQNEQEVLDLDGEPDLSSLEGFQWEGVSISSSPGLARKRSLSESSVIMDRTPSVFSFFSEEGTGKENEPQQIFSPNNSLRSAQSQKTTMSLKQEVTPLVASVRTDERVENVATRRRHSAQLSSDHTIPLMHLAKDLHSQESSTPLSENRNAQESNGEGNSLSSNASLALAISSLTDAATDSSCTSGAEQNDVQNIRKKRRATGDGSSPELPSLERKNKRRKIKGKKERSQVDQLLHISLREEELSKSLQCMDNNLLQARAALQTAYVEVQRLLMLKQQVITMEMSALRTHRIQILQGLQETYEPSERPDQVPCNLTREQRNIRSQTSADATLLPTPFFPVFLEASSSHVSPSSTGAPLQGITSTFQAHGSVPAPDSSVQIKQEPMSPEQDENVNDVSQGSACNVSKELLQANREISDSSPVYPVITAALSLSELTERFHEPSQELKFSVEQGNTRNRGNNPSSQSACLTSINKEGEEPNRGNSGSEACTSSFPRLSFASETPLEKEPHSPADHPEQQAESTLTSAEARGNKKKKKLRKKKTLRAARVPENSDTEQDIFTAKPVRKVKTGKSTKGGKVTTSTWEDSRTGPEQESVRDEPDSDSSLEVLEIPNPQLEVVAIESSESGEEKPDSPSKKDIRNSTELNSLETSRSGCDEVSSTSEIGSRYKDGIPVSVAETQTVISSIKGSKNSSEISSEPGDDDEPTEGSFEGHQAAVNAIQIFGNLLYTCSADKTVRVYNLVSRKYIGVFEGHTSKVNCLLVTQTSGKNASLYTGSSDHTIRCYNVKTRECVEQLQLEDRVLCLHSRWRILYAGLANGTVVTFNIKNNKRLEIFECHGPRAVSCLATAQEGARKLLVVGSYDCTISVRDARNGLLLRTLEGHSKTILCMKVVNDLVFSGSSDQSVHAHNIHTGELVRIYKGHNHAVTVVNILGKVMVTACLDKFVRVYELQSHDRLQVYGGHKDMIMCMTIHKSMIYTGCYDGSIQAVRLNLMQNYRCWWHGCSLIFGVIDHLKQHLLTDHTNPNFQTLKCRWKNCDAFFTARKGSKQDAAGHIERHAEDDSKIDS